The following are from one region of the Eubacterium sp. MSJ-33 genome:
- a CDS encoding transketolase family protein, whose translation MIEMTSRNARIWSRLGPSGALGEAAIELGNTNEKVLMLTADLCFFSGLERFHRQFPDRLYNFGIAEQNMVGAAGGFAKEGFIPFVNTYASFATSRCADQVRVNMAYMKLPVKLIGLTAGFGAGILGATHMSVEDVAFMRALPNIVVVSPADCMEMVKCFLAAAETKEPTYIRLTGPVNTPIVYNGDYEFEIGKAVCLREGDDICFVATGSMVAQTLKAAEFLQADGISSTVINMHTIKPLDADTIKKYAAKSKHIVTVEEHSIYGGLGSAVAECLCKMKQHAPIEIIGIEDRFIPPGTYTYQLEQCGLTAIQIAQRVKRICKI comes from the coding sequence ATGATTGAGATGACATCAAGAAATGCAAGGATTTGGTCGCGACTTGGTCCGAGCGGTGCTTTGGGCGAAGCTGCAATAGAATTGGGAAACACAAATGAAAAGGTATTGATGTTGACTGCGGATCTTTGTTTTTTCTCGGGATTGGAGAGATTCCATCGACAATTCCCTGATCGTTTGTATAATTTTGGTATTGCAGAGCAGAATATGGTGGGTGCAGCGGGTGGATTTGCAAAGGAAGGATTTATCCCATTTGTTAATACATATGCCAGCTTTGCAACTTCTAGATGTGCAGATCAAGTGCGAGTGAATATGGCATATATGAAGCTTCCTGTAAAGCTGATAGGATTGACAGCGGGATTTGGCGCCGGAATTTTGGGGGCTACACATATGAGCGTTGAGGATGTTGCGTTTATGCGCGCACTTCCTAATATAGTGGTTGTATCACCGGCTGATTGCATGGAAATGGTGAAGTGCTTTCTGGCGGCGGCAGAAACAAAGGAGCCGACGTATATACGATTAACAGGTCCGGTAAATACTCCAATTGTATATAATGGGGATTATGAGTTTGAGATAGGTAAGGCGGTTTGCCTGAGAGAAGGTGACGATATTTGTTTTGTTGCTACGGGTTCAATGGTAGCACAGACTCTTAAAGCAGCAGAATTTTTGCAGGCAGATGGGATTTCTTCGACGGTCATAAATATGCATACAATTAAACCATTGGATGCAGATACCATAAAAAAGTATGCTGCAAAAAGTAAACATATTGTGACTGTAGAAGAACATAGTATTTATGGTGGACTTGGATCGGCAGTCGCCGAATGCTTGTGTAAAATGAAACAACATGCACCAATTGAAATTATAGGTATAGAAGATCGGTTTATTCCACCAGGAACTTACACATATCAGCTGGAACAATGCGGATTGACTGCCATACAGATTGCTCAGCGTGTTAAGAGAATATGTAAAATATAA
- a CDS encoding transketolase: MIERCRKAAMNIRKNIIQMTYETGNIGAHLGGSLSMAEMLAALYCGVLRYDPANPEWEGRDRVILSKGHAALALYPALVEAGIISEDCLKEFKKNGSKLSGHPSLNGLPGIEYASGSLGQGLSLGVGTALALKRKRNNESRVFVFLGDGECDEGAVWEAAASAAHFMLDNVVAIVDINRIQYDGYTDDIMNMCPMEEKWKSFGWDVMKVDGHDITALLQAYNKKPKKPFVILAETIKGKGVSFMENNWRFHNARLSQQQYQQAMEEVGKGL, encoded by the coding sequence ATGATAGAGAGATGTCGGAAAGCGGCAATGAATATCAGGAAAAATATAATTCAGATGACTTATGAGACTGGAAATATAGGCGCGCATCTAGGCGGGAGTCTGTCGATGGCAGAAATGCTGGCAGCATTATATTGTGGTGTTCTTCGTTATGATCCCGCAAACCCGGAATGGGAAGGCAGAGACCGCGTGATATTGAGTAAAGGACATGCAGCTTTGGCACTTTATCCTGCGTTGGTTGAGGCAGGGATTATTTCGGAAGATTGTCTAAAGGAATTCAAGAAAAATGGATCTAAATTATCCGGACATCCTTCTTTAAATGGATTGCCGGGTATTGAATATGCAAGTGGGAGTTTAGGACAGGGATTATCGCTTGGCGTTGGGACGGCATTGGCATTAAAAAGGAAGAGGAACAATGAGTCACGTGTTTTTGTGTTTTTAGGCGATGGAGAATGCGATGAGGGAGCTGTGTGGGAGGCAGCGGCGAGTGCGGCACATTTTATGCTTGATAATGTAGTGGCAATTGTCGATATAAATCGGATCCAGTATGATGGTTATACAGATGATATTATGAATATGTGTCCGATGGAGGAAAAATGGAAGAGCTTTGGTTGGGATGTGATGAAAGTAGATGGACATGATATAACCGCTTTGCTCCAAGCGTATAACAAAAAGCCCAAAAAGCCATTTGTGATTTTAGCAGAGACAATAAAGGGAAAAGGAGTTTCCTTTATGGAGAATAATTGGAGATTCCATAATGCAAGGTTATCACAACAGCAGTATCAACAGGCAATGGAAGAGGTTGGAAAAGGTTTATGA
- a CDS encoding SDR family NAD(P)-dependent oxidoreductase, with the protein MLQGKTAVITGARRGIGKKTVEIFAKNGADIFACARTQDEGFEQELEILAQENDVRIFPVYFDVVDEATIKEGIKLIRKQSKQIDILVNLAGVADASTSFQMSSIEKMKHVFDVNFWGTTLMTQYISRLMSRNHSGSIIQIASVAALDGVPAQYEYAASKAAILGGVRQLAHELWQYGIRVNAIAPGVCDTDMGDQIEKSLKERVLENTIMKRAGKPEEIANVIAFLGSDLSSYMTGQIIRVDGGI; encoded by the coding sequence ATGTTACAAGGAAAAACGGCGGTAATAACAGGAGCTAGACGAGGAATAGGGAAAAAGACAGTAGAAATATTTGCAAAAAACGGTGCAGACATTTTCGCTTGTGCAAGGACACAGGATGAAGGCTTTGAACAGGAGCTGGAGATATTGGCACAGGAAAACGATGTTCGAATATTTCCGGTTTATTTTGATGTAGTTGACGAAGCTACGATTAAAGAAGGAATTAAATTAATTCGCAAACAGAGCAAACAGATTGATATTTTGGTTAATCTTGCAGGGGTTGCAGACGCCAGCACTAGTTTTCAGATGTCTTCTATAGAAAAGATGAAGCATGTATTTGATGTGAATTTTTGGGGGACAACGTTAATGACCCAGTATATTTCAAGGTTGATGAGCAGAAATCATAGTGGAAGCATTATTCAAATTGCATCGGTGGCTGCGTTGGATGGAGTACCGGCACAGTATGAATATGCGGCGAGTAAGGCAGCTATCTTAGGTGGAGTAAGACAACTTGCACATGAACTGTGGCAGTATGGTATTCGCGTAAATGCAATAGCTCCGGGAGTCTGCGATACAGATATGGGAGATCAAATAGAGAAATCGCTGAAGGAACGCGTTTTGGAAAATACGATTATGAAAAGAGCGGGAAAACCGGAGGAAATCGCAAATGTTATTGCATTTCTTGGAAGCGATCTTTCAAGCTATATGACAGGGCAGATCATTCGTGTAGACGGGGGAATTTAA
- a CDS encoding acyl-CoA reductase, producing the protein MQQNLVSENDISVLDSVQFLVGDALLVKRMTRIPVLEPFSDLVVDYLNMVSKSLLASSEAKAYPDIVTFAFWIRKAHLTELKRKFVDKDGDIHVGRGITFHIAPSNVAVNYAYSMVAGLLTGNACIVRVPSKEFPQVRIINDVLNACLRTFEDVKPYVCLVQYGHDKAVNDWFSQIADVRVIWGGDATISEIRQSPIRPRTVEITFADRYSLAVIDSDVYMNLEKKKAFAQDFYNDTYLSDQNACTSPSVLIWLGTKKEEAKQLFWEYEHKLVKEKYQFQPIMGINKLTNSYLAAIGLEKAELIDMGDNYITRMHVNNVDASLMQWKSHSGFFFEYDCDDIMEIRNLCDNTHCQTIGYLGDRKNLTKLLLSGIKGVDRIVPIGKTMDFELIWDGYNIMECLTRTIRVGI; encoded by the coding sequence ATGCAGCAGAATTTAGTAAGTGAAAATGATATATCTGTATTGGACAGCGTACAATTTTTGGTTGGAGATGCACTGTTAGTTAAGAGAATGACACGGATTCCTGTTTTAGAGCCTTTTTCGGACTTGGTTGTAGATTATTTGAATATGGTATCTAAGTCTTTGCTCGCCTCATCAGAGGCAAAAGCATATCCTGATATTGTGACGTTTGCATTTTGGATTCGAAAGGCACATTTAACAGAGCTGAAGAGAAAGTTTGTGGATAAAGATGGCGATATTCATGTAGGCCGTGGGATAACCTTTCATATTGCGCCATCGAATGTTGCGGTTAATTATGCGTATTCTATGGTAGCAGGTCTGCTTACCGGAAATGCTTGTATTGTCCGGGTCCCTTCAAAGGAATTTCCACAAGTTAGGATAATAAATGATGTATTGAATGCGTGTCTGCGGACATTTGAGGATGTAAAACCATATGTATGCCTTGTACAGTACGGACATGACAAGGCTGTAAATGATTGGTTTTCTCAAATAGCAGATGTACGAGTAATTTGGGGCGGGGATGCTACAATCTCGGAGATTCGTCAATCACCAATCAGACCGAGAACGGTGGAAATCACATTTGCTGACAGATATTCATTGGCAGTGATTGATAGTGATGTTTATATGAATCTGGAAAAGAAAAAAGCGTTTGCACAGGATTTTTATAATGACACCTATCTTTCTGACCAAAATGCGTGTACAAGCCCAAGTGTTTTGATTTGGCTTGGTACTAAAAAGGAAGAGGCTAAACAGCTGTTTTGGGAGTATGAGCACAAGCTTGTGAAGGAAAAATATCAATTTCAGCCGATTATGGGTATTAATAAGCTGACAAACAGTTACCTGGCAGCAATCGGACTAGAAAAGGCAGAACTCATAGACATGGGAGACAATTATATTACGCGGATGCATGTAAATAATGTGGATGCTTCGCTGATGCAGTGGAAGAGCCATTCGGGATTTTTCTTTGAGTATGATTGCGACGATATTATGGAGATTCGAAATTTGTGTGATAATACACATTGCCAGACAATCGGCTATTTGGGTGACCGGAAAAATCTTACTAAACTGCTTCTGTCTGGAATTAAGGGTGTGGATCGAATAGTTCCGATTGGAAAGACAATGGATTTTGAATTAATATGGGATGGTTATAATATTATGGAGTGCTTGACAAGAACCATAAGAGTTGGGATATAG
- a CDS encoding LuxE/PaaK family acyltransferase: protein MDYKELLNISPFSLEKSQKQKLLTQRLTELTEFHKKNCAEYAKILQSLQFDACRVETYEQLPFLPVRLFKELSLKSVSDELIVKTMTSSGTTGQAVSRIYLDRTTASNQQKTMVKIVNEFTGSGRMPMIILDCPSVLKNRTMFSARGAGILGFSMFGSKIIYALNDNMELDVEGLRAFLEKYAGQKILLFGFTFMIWQYFYKELLRLKEQGILFDLSNAVLIHGGGWKKLIHEAVRPEQFRERLGEVCGLSDVHDYYGMVEQTGCIYMQCECGHLHASIFSDVLVRRPEDFSLCEIGERGIIQVISTIPESYPGHSLITEDEGMLLGEDDCPCGRKGKYFKVFGRLKNAEIRGCSDTYAAEFSK, encoded by the coding sequence ATGGACTATAAAGAGTTGTTGAATATATCTCCGTTTTCTTTGGAAAAATCACAAAAGCAGAAGCTTTTAACACAAAGATTAACAGAGCTTACAGAATTTCATAAAAAGAATTGTGCAGAATATGCAAAAATCCTGCAGAGCTTACAATTTGATGCCTGCCGAGTTGAGACATATGAGCAGCTTCCTTTTCTTCCTGTTCGATTATTCAAGGAACTTAGTCTAAAGAGTGTATCGGATGAATTGATTGTAAAGACTATGACGTCATCCGGCACGACCGGACAGGCCGTTTCCCGGATATATTTGGATCGTACAACTGCTTCGAATCAGCAAAAGACGATGGTGAAGATTGTAAATGAATTTACAGGTTCCGGCAGGATGCCGATGATTATTCTGGATTGTCCATCTGTATTGAAAAATCGAACTATGTTTTCTGCGAGAGGGGCTGGTATTTTAGGCTTTTCTATGTTTGGGTCAAAGATAATCTATGCCCTGAATGACAATATGGAGTTGGATGTCGAAGGGCTTCGCGCTTTTTTAGAGAAATATGCAGGTCAAAAAATTCTGCTTTTTGGATTCACATTTATGATATGGCAGTATTTTTATAAGGAACTGTTACGCTTGAAGGAGCAGGGTATTTTGTTTGATCTATCGAATGCTGTGTTGATTCATGGAGGCGGTTGGAAGAAGCTGATTCATGAAGCGGTTAGACCTGAGCAATTTCGAGAGCGGTTGGGGGAAGTGTGTGGCTTGTCAGATGTGCATGATTATTATGGTATGGTAGAACAGACCGGATGTATTTATATGCAGTGTGAATGTGGGCATTTGCACGCAAGTATTTTTTCGGATGTGTTGGTTCGCAGACCGGAAGACTTTTCTCTTTGTGAAATAGGAGAGAGGGGGATTATTCAGGTTATATCAACGATTCCCGAGTCTTATCCGGGCCATTCCTTGATTACGGAGGATGAGGGGATGCTATTGGGGGAGGATGATTGCCCGTGTGGGAGAAAAGGAAAATATTTTAAAGTATTCGGACGGCTGAAAAATGCTGAAATACGGGGGTGTAGTGATACCTATGCAGCAGAATTTAGTAAGTGA